The sequence CGCCCCCCTTCGTTATCAGGACATGCGAAGCAATGCAGGCTCCAGAGGAAGGCGGTCTTCCAGGGGATGCGGCGTTTCCTGAACACATCCAACCACAGGAGAACCCAATGAAATCGAAAACATGGCAAACGGCAGGACTCGCAATGGCTCTCATGGGCGCGGCATCCATCGCCCAGGCCCAGGGCCCCGGCGGCCGGGGCGGCAGCCGCGAGGAAATGATCAAGAAATACGATAAGGACGGCGATGGCCAGCTCAACGAAGAAGAGCGCAACACCATGCGTGAAGAGATGCAGCAGCAGGGCGGCGGGAAGCAGGGCGAAGGGCAGCAGCGCGGCGGCGAACGCCTGAGCGCCGCCGATCTCATTGCGAAATTCGACGCGGATGCCGACGGCAAGCTCGATGCCACCGAAGTCGAAGCCATGATGAAGGAACAGCAGAGCCGCATGCAGAGCCAGCAGGGCCGGCGCGGCGGACCCAACACCCAGGGTGGGCAGCGCAGCGGCCCGCAGGGCGGCGCCAGCCGTGAGGAAATGCTTAAGAAATACGACAAGGACGGCGACGGCCAGCTCAGCGAAGAAGAACGCGCCGAGATGCGCAAGGATATGCAGAGCCGGCGCGGCGGCAACTAGAATTCCAAGACCGCCCAGGCGGTCGGCGGCGTCCGGGATCCCTCCATTCTTTCCCGGGCGCCGTTTTTTTTGCGCGTATCCTAGAAACGGAAATGAACCACAGATGCACGCGGATAATCACAGATACCCAAGCCGGATATA is a genomic window of Pontiella desulfatans containing:
- a CDS encoding EF-hand domain-containing protein, yielding MKSKTWQTAGLAMALMGAASIAQAQGPGGRGGSREEMIKKYDKDGDGQLNEEERNTMREEMQQQGGGKQGEGQQRGGERLSAADLIAKFDADADGKLDATEVEAMMKEQQSRMQSQQGRRGGPNTQGGQRSGPQGGASREEMLKKYDKDGDGQLSEEERAEMRKDMQSRRGGN